The window CCATGACGATCGGCGCAGCGGGCTTCACCACCAGTTCCTCATGATCGTGAACCGCCTCGACCGCGAGCGCATAGCGATTGCCGCCCGACAGCTTGAGGACGACCATGTTGCCGCGTTGCCCGGCGTCTTCAGCGCCAATCACGTCGGCCAGCGCGACCACGGGCAGGCGAACGCCGCGGATGAACACCACGTCGGCGCCACCCAGCTTGGCGGGGCGCACCGCGTCGCCGCCGACGCGAACGATCTCGTCGATCGCCGAACGCGGGATCGCGAAATGCTGTCCGCCGCAGCTGACCGTCAGCGCGGGGATGATCGTGAGCGTCATAGGAACGCGCATCGTCAGGTGGACGCCGCGGCCTGGCATGCTGTCGACCTCGACCGCGCCACCGATCTTTTCGACATTGGCGCGAACCACGTCCATGCCGACGCCTCGTCCCGAAATCGCCGTCACAGCCTGCGCGGTCGAAAGGCCGGGTGAGAAGATCAGCTGGAGCTTGGCATCCCAGCCCATACGGGCGGCCGCGTCCTCAGTGATGACGCCGTTGTCGATCGCCTTGCGGACGAGGCGATCGGCGTCGATCCCGCGCCCGTCATCGACGATTTCGATCAGGATATGGTTGCCCACCTGCCGCGCGCAGACATCGAGCGCGCCGATCGCAGCCTTTCCGGCGGCCGCGCGATCCTCAGGCTTTTCGATGCCATGATCGATCGCGTTGCGGACGATGTGGGTCAGCGGATCGCGGATCATCTCGATCATCTCGCGATCGAGTTCGACGTCGCCGCCGTCGATACGCAGCGTCACCTGCTTGCCCAGTTCGGACGAAATATCGCGGACGAGGCGTGGCAGCGCCGTAAACAGATGTTCGATCCGCGCCATGCGGGTGCGCGTGATCGAATCGCGCATCTCGGCGATGCACAGCGACAGTCGTTCGAAGGCGACTTCGATGCCCGACTGGATGCCGACTTCGCGCAGCTTGCGCGACAATTCGTTGCGGGCGAGCACCATGTCCGAAACGCCCGCCATCATCCGATCGAGCAGGTCGACAGGCAGGCGGATGCTGCGCGCGACGCTGCGGTTGGCGGGTGCGGCGACGGTCGTGGCGGGGGCGTCTTCCTCCTCCTCAACCGCGCTGGTTTCGACTTCGCTGAGCGCGGCGATCAGGGCCTGATCGTCGCCGTCGGGCATGGTCTGGCCGTTGTCGATGGCGTTGGTGAGTTCGGCGATGCGATCGATGATCGCGAGAACGGCGGTGACGAGTGCGGCATCGGGCTTGCGGCGATCGTCGCGCACATCGGCCAGAACGTCTTCGGCGGCATGGCTGAGGCGTTCGAGACGCGGCAGATCGAGAAAGCCGCAGCTTCCCTTCACCGTGTGCACGAAGCGGAAGATCGAATCGAGACGCGAGCGATCCTCGGGCGCGGCTTCCCACGCCACGATTTCCCCGGCGATTGCTTCGAGCGTTTCGCGCGTTTCAGCGATGAAGTCGCTGAGCAGGTCGTCCATCATGCCCTTCCCGAACGGATATCGGGCCGCTGATGGCAGATAGATGGTAAAGAAGCGGTTTATTTAGCCGGCAGAGCGACGCCCATTAGTAGAACCCCTGGTTCCACTTCAGACACTTGAACCTCGCCGCCCTCTTCCTGAACGAGCAGGTGGACGAGCCAGGCCGCCGCGGCACGCGGGCTGATCAGCCCCTCGTCGGCTTCGCCCAGCAGCGCGTTGCGCAGTTCGGGGTCGAGCACGATGCGCGGCCCTTCGGCGCGCAGCACGATCTCGCTGCCCTCCGCGCCGATATCGAGCCGGCCGCCACGCACCAGCGCGTCGCCCGCGATCAGCGCGAGGTTGAGCAGGATCTTGATCGCGTTCTTCGGCCGGGCGCCCTCGTCGACCATCCAACCGATCTGAACGCGGCTGGAGGGGCCATGCAGCCCTTCGATCGCCGCGCGCGCCTCCCGCGTGTCGACCATTTCGCCGAAGCCGCCGGCGGCGCCGAAAGCGAGGCGGAAGAACTTCAGCTTGTTCGCGGTCGCCGCTGCGCTCTCGGCCAGCAATTCCATGCAGCGGGCGCGCATTTCGGGATCTGTCTCATCGGCCAGAAGCTCGAGCCCGTTGTTGAGCGCGCCGACCGGGGAGAGCAGATCATGGCACAGGCGCGAACATAGCAGACTTGCGAATTCCGCAGCTCTGCTCGCCATCCTATCCGTCCTTTATCGCTGTCGCGCCCGAAACGATGCCCGGCCGCCCTTGGGTGAAACTCAGGGGCGCTCTTGTGACGGTTAGTCGCGGCTTAGGCAAGCCGGCCCATCAGGGCGCAGACGGCCCGTCGCCGGACAATATCGTCACTTCGTCGAACATATCGTGTCGCGCCCCACCCGGCCGCGCGATCCAGGCACACACATCCTGCCCGGCCACGATCAGCCAGAGGCTCCCCGGTTCGGCCGCCTGCGCATCGCAGGCGGAGGGTTCGGCGCTGCCCGACGGATGCGAGTGATAATGGCCGATCGGCGCCGGTGCCTCGCCACGGCGCGCGGCCTTGTGCGCAGTGAACAAGGCGGCCGGGTCGATCTCGAAGCGCCGGGCGGGTTCGTCGGCGATATTGGCGCATGGCCGGATGGCTTCGACATCGCTGCCCGAACCCAGCAACAGGCCGCAGATTTCGACATCGGGATCGCGCGCTGCCCATTGCACGATCTCATCCAGCAGAGCCCTTGAAATCCGGAGATTCATGCCCATCTCCGTAAACGATGACCGGGGGGAAATCGACATTGCTGGCAACCGTGCCAACCGATGCCGAAGGGTGGCGGCTGGACCGCACCCTCGCGGTGCTGATCCCGACCCTGTCGCGCGAGCGGCTGAAGGCGCTGATCTCGTCCGGGCAGGTCGCTACCGACACCGGCGCGCTCGCCCGCGATCCCGCTGCCAAGGTGCGTCCCGGCACCAATTATACCGTCTCGGTTCCCGATCCCGCGCCCGCGCATAACGAAGCGCAGGAAATTCCGCTGAACGTCGTGTTCGAGGACGAGCATCTGATCGTGGTGGACAAGCCCGCCGGCTTGGTCGTCCATCCCGCTGCGGGCAATCTGGACGGAACGTTGGTCAACGCCCTCCTCCACCATTGCCGGGGCAGCCTGTCGGGCATCGGCGGTGTCGAGCGGCCGGGGATCGTCCACCGGATCGACAAGGATACGTCCGGCCTGATGGTGGCGGCCAAGACCGATCCGGCGCATGTCGGGCTGGCGGGGCAATTCGCCAAGCACAGCATCGACCGGCGCTATCTGGCAATCGTCGCGGGCTGGCCCAATCCGGCAGATGGCACAGTTCGCGCCTCGCTCGCCCGATCGGACGCCAATCGCAAGAAGATCGCGATCGTCCCCGAAGGGCGCGGCAAGCATGCCGTCACCCATTATCGGACGGTGCAGAAGCTCAAGAAGGCGGCGATGGTCGAATGCCGGCTGGAAACCGGCCGCACCCATCAGGTGCGTGTCCATATGGCGTCGCTGGGGCACCCGCTACTCGGCGATCAAACATATGGGCGCAGTCGGCCGGAACATCGCGAAACGCTCGCTCGTTTGGACTTCAAGCGGCAGGCGCTCCACGCGGCCGTTCTGGGCTTCGTCCATCCGATCACAAGCGAGGCTTTACGGTTCGATAGTGATTGTCCGCAGGATATGCAGCATCTGTTCAGCGAACTCATGCTATCAGAAACATCGAGGAAAGAGCCGATTTCGACTCGTTCCGTACTAAAGGGAGTTTGATCGATCATGGCTAGCGGCAAGAACGTCCCGGCGACGATTCCGGCCCTCGGCGGTGAGCAGAGCCTCAACCGATATCTCGCAGAGATTCGGAAGTTCCCGATGCTGAAGCCCGAAGAAGAATATATGCTCGCCAAGCGCTTTCAAGAGCATGGCGATCCGGAAGCGGCCACGCGCCTCGTTACCTCGCACCTTCGCCTCGTGGCGAAGATCGCGATGGGCTATCGCGGCTATGGCCTTCCGACGAACGAGCTGATTTCCGAAGGCAATATCGGCCTGATGCAGGGCGTGAAGAAGTTCGAGCCCGATCGTGGTTTCCGCCTCGCCACCTATGCGATGTGGTGGATCAAGGCGTCGATCCAGGAATATATCCTGCGGTCGTGGAGCCTGGTGAAGATGGGCACCACCGCAGCGCAGAAGAAGCTGTTCTTCAACCTGCGCCGGATGAAGTCGAAGCTCGACGCGTTCGAGGATGGCGATCTGAATCCCGAGGTTCTGAAGAAGATCGCGACCGATCTCGGCGTGTCCGAGGAGGAAGTGACCTCAATGAACCGCCGCATGGCGATGGGCGGCGATACGTCGCTCAACGTCTCGATGCGCGAGGATGGCGAAGGTCAGTGGCAGGATTGGCTGGTCGATGACGAGCCGCTGCAGGACACCCGCGTCGCCGAGGCGCAGGAAAAGAGTCTGCGCCACAACATGCTCGAAGAGGCGATGGCCGCGCTCAACGACCGTGAGAAGCACATTCTGGTCGAGCGCCGCCTGGTCGACGAGCCCAAGACGCTCGAAGAACTGAGCCAGGTCTATGGCGTCAGCCGCGAGCGGGTTCGCCAGATCGAGGTTCGCGCCTTCGACAAGCTGCAGAAGGCGATGGTCCGCCTCGCGGGCGAGAAGCGACTTCTGCCCGCGATGTAATCGCGACAGACGACGGAAAATATGGGAGGGGCGCCGATGGTGCCCCGCCCTTTTTTGTTTCAGAAGCGGCGCGAGACGCCCAGATAGAGTTCGACGTCGGGGCTGTTGTGATTGAGCCCGGCATTGGAGCCGATATCGAGCTGCAGGTTGTCGTTCGGCTGCCAGCCCAGCGACAGGCCGGCGAGCATCATCGTCGCGTGCCCTGTGGGATCGCGATCGCGCAACGCCTGCATCTCGATCGACGCCGTCACCGCCTCGCTGATCTCATCGGTCAAGCCGACGACGCTGCCGAAAGCAAGGTGGCGTCCATGCCCGTCCTCGTCGACCGCCGCATCAACCTCGGGCATGGCTTCGAACTTCAGATGCTCGCTGAGTTGATAATTCAGCGGAACGAGCAGGCCCGCACTCCAATCCCCCGCCCCGATCGGCTGACGCCCGACCGGCAGGGTCGCATAAGGCTGAACCGCCAGTGAAAAGCCGGAGCCGTCCGGATTGCTCAGGCTCTGGCGCATCGCGACGGTCATGTCGCCGGCCCGATGCGCTGAAGATCGCGCGCCGTTCGTCCGGTCGCGATCATGGTCGATGCCGAAACCGTCCCAACCGAGCTGCACTTCGGTCGTCTCGGTGAGCCCCAAGCGAACCAGCGCGCCGCCGAACAGATATTGGCTGTCGCGTTCGTCGGTGGTCCGATCGAGGGTCCAGTCGGCCAGCCCGACTTCGACCGAGACATGCCCCTTGTCGACGATGCAGGGCGGATTGCCGATGCCCGGACGATCGGTGCAATAATCGCGCAAATCGGCCGCCTGCGCGGCGAAGGGCATCGTGCATGCCACAAACGCCATCGCCCACTTTCGCATCGGCATCCCCTCCGGATCGTTTCGCCGCTGAACGCGCCCGCTTGCCGAAATATCCGCCGCTGCTAATCGTGATCGCCGACCTATGGCCAAGCGTTCCTCCGCATCAAAACAGTCCTTCCCGCGCCGCGCCCTCGGCTGGCTGGGTCGTGCGATCCTGATCTTCGTCGCCGTGTCGGTGCTGTGGGTGCTGCTCTACCGCTTCGTGCCGCCGCCGGTGACAGTGACGATGATCGCCAATGCGGGCGGCGGGCGGGGAATCACGAAGGACTGGATGAGCCTGTCCGACATGGACCGCAACATGCCGCTTGCCGCCATCGCGGCCGAGGACGGCAATTTCTGCAAACATAACGGCTTCGATTTCGGGGCGATACAGAAGGCGCTCGTCAGCAATATCGAGGGCGAGCGCAAGATCCGCGGCGGCTCCACGATCAGCCAGCAGACCGCGAAGAACGCCTTCCTGTTCCAAGGCGGCGGCTATGCGCGCAAGGCGCTGGAGGCCTGGTTCACCGTCCTGATCGAGTTGATCTGGGGCAAGCAGCGGATCATGGAAGTCTATCTCAACATCGCCGAGACCGGGATCGGCACCTATGGCGCCAATGCCGGGGCGATGCGCTACTTCCACCACGATGCCTCGCGCCTAAGCCGTAGCGAGGCCGCGCGGATCGCCGCGGTGCTGCCGCTGCCGAAGAAACGCGGCGCGATCGCCCCTACCGGTTTCACCCGCCGCTATGGCGATCGCATCGCGCGGCGAATCGGTCAGGTCGAGCGATACGGCCTGGCGAACTGCCTGCGCTGAGGCGGGATCGCGCGATAGACGCAGCGACCGCCGGCCGCGAACAACGCATCGGACGATCCACAACGATCGACGACATAGGCGAGGCCATGCATCGCCGCGAAAGCCAGCCTCTGATCGTGGTTCGCGAGCGACATGACCGCGAGGACGCGGCGACGCCACGGCAGATAATAGCTCGGCGTCCATAAAGCCGCCGCTCCGGAACGGACGTCCACGAAGGTCGATCGCTCCGATATGGTCGAGAACACCTCGAACCCTTCGACGAGCGCGCCCTGTCCCGGCTCTGCAGGCTTGTAGGGCGGATCGACGAAGACGATGTTGGCGATCGGGATCAGGAAGCGGTCGTTGGGGGCGCTGTGCGCCCGCGCCCAATCGCCGATCGCGGTCCAGGCCGCGATATCGGCGCGCTCGGCCGCATTCTCACGCGCCTGCCGAACGATAAGCGCGGACCAGACGAGCAGCAGCGCGATCGTCATCGCGATATCGAGCCGCAACCGGACGACTGTCGCAGGCAGACGCACTCGAAATAGCAGGCTGGCGAGCAGCGCGATCGGCAGCAGATGCCGCACGGTGCAACTGCCAAGGGCCAGCAGAGGTGCCCAGATACGCCGCCCCTGCCCCTGATCGCGCGCAACCACGACCGTCAGCGCGGCCAGCGCGAGCGCTGCGAGCAGGAAGATGCCGCCGCCGCCGCGCAGGAACTGCAGGTTGATGAACATCGGCATCGGTGCCACCAGCGGCACGAAGGCACCCGCAAGCCAATCGACAACGAAGCCCGCCAATGCAGCGAGAAGCAGGCCGGCGCGCCGATCGACCTGCGCCAGTCGCCACGCGGCCGTCAGCCCCGTCATCGCCGTCAGCAACAACACCGCGATCGACCGCGGGGTCGATCCGTCAATCAGCCAATGCTCGGGAAAATATTCGCGCAGATAGGCCAGAAAATCATGGTCCATCGGCCTGCCGAGTTCGGGATTGCCGAGAAACCCTTGCAGAGCAGGCGCGGCGATCAGCAGGAAGGCGCCGAAGCCCGTCACCATGCGCAGCGCCATGACCTTCGGCGCGACATCGCCCCGCTTCAGCAACACCGCCGCGACCGCCAGCAGCGGCAATGCCATCCACACCGCCATGAAGGCATTGAGGAAGAAGGTGACGCCATTCCACGCAAAGGCGCCGAAGAAACGACCGCGCCACGCGCACCATAAGGACAGCAGCATCGACGCATTGGCGAACTCGCTATGCGTGAAGCTGTTGATGAACAGCCCGTGCGACCCAGCCGACGAATAGCCGTTGGCCACGCTGGAAAAGGCCAGCAACGTCACGAACAACAGCCGCTCGCGCCGCTCGCTTATCCCGATCGCGTCGGCGCAGAGCAGGAAGGCGGTGATGCAGGCCGCCCGCGACACCACGGCCAACATGTCGATCAGGATCAGCCCGGCATGGCCCGGCGCGATACCGTGCAGGCTCTGCCAGAAGCCCGACGAATAATAACGCAGACTCTGGACATAAGGATCGCCGGCGAACTGCGGCAGATCAGAAAGGCCGGCGAGGATCGGCAGGTGGAAGATGTTGTTGCGAAAACCCGCCACCTGCCCCGTCATCGCGAAGGACAACAGGGTTCCGACTGCAATCGCGATCAGCAGCCCGCGCCGATCGGACAGTCCCTCCCCATCCGCCTTCGTCAAAGCCCGGCCGCCAGATTGCGTGCCTCAGTGATGCTGATCGCCAGGTCGCGCTGACGGAAAGGCTTGGCGAGGATCGAGATGCCGGGGAGATCGAGATCGGGCGCCGCATAGCCGGTGACGAGGACGACCGGCAGCTTGGGCGCCATCTTGCGCACTTCGGCGATCAGGGTCGCGCCGTTCATGCCGGGCATCAGATAGTCGCTGATCAGCAGATCGAATGCCGGCCCTTCGGCGATCTTGCGAAGCGCCTCTGCGCCCGAACTGGCCTGAACCGTCTGGTAGCCCAGCCCCTCCAGCAGTTCGGCGCTGCCCCGCCGCACCATCTCTTCATCGTCGACCAGCAGCACCCGGCCGGGTTCGATCGGCTCGGGAATGGCCTCGGCTGGGACAAAGCTCGCCTCGGGCAATTCGGCGCGCGGGAAGCGCAGCGTGGCGATCGTGCCCGCGCCGACACGGCTGCTCAGCGTAAAGGAACCGCCCGACTGTGCGGCCAACCCGTCGACCATCGAGAGGCCAAGGCCGGTGCCGCGCCCCTGCTCCTTCGTCGTGAAGAAGGGTTCGATCGCGCGCGTCAGCGTCGCCTCGTCCATCCCCTCGCCGCCATCGATCACCTCGATACGGACGAAATCCTCGGTCTCGTCGACCACGCGAAACAGCAGCGGCCCGCCTTCGGGCATCGCGTCGCGCGCGTTGATCGCGAGGTTGAGGAGCGCGAGTTCAAGCTGGTTGGGATCGACAAGCGCCACCGCCGGAGCCTCCGGCGTCTCGATCTTGACCTCGATCGTCGATCCGAGCGAGCGCTGGAGCAGGTCGCTCATCCCCAGCACCAGCGCGCCGAGATCGACCGGGCGCGGCTGGAGCGACTGGCGGCGGGCAAAGGCGAGCAGGCGCACAACAAGCGTCTTGGCGCGCTCGGTACTCGCCAATGCGGCGGAGATCAGCCGCCCGCTCTTGGGATCGGTGCCGTGGCGAAGCTGCAGCAGATCGAGCGCGCCCATGACGGGAGCGAGCAGATTGTTGAAATCATGCGCCACGCCGCCCGTCAGCCGGCCGAGTGTTTCAAGCTTTTGCGCCTCGTGCAGTTGCGCCAGAACGCGCTCGCGCTCGGCCAACGCATCCTCGACCCGCTGCGAGAGCGAGGCGTTGAGCGCGGCCAGCGCCTGATCGCGCTCGCGCAGATTCTGGTCGGCCTCGGCCAGAGCGGCGCCGATCGCATCGAGTTCGGCGATCCGTGTCGCGGGCGGCGCAAACGCCTCGCGCGCGCCCAAAGCCTTGGCGCTGCGGGCGACGGCCTCTACACCCCGCGACGCACGCCGGCCCCAGCGATAGGCGACGATACCGCCCACCAGCATCAGCAACGTAACGACGATCGCCGCCAGGATCAGCGTCGACCAGATACCGGCATCGAGTTGCTCACGCGGAGCGGCGACCAGGAAAGTCCAGCGGCTGACCGGGGATCGGCTGTAAGCCGCATATGTCCTGACCCCATCGAGCGAGACTGACGCGATCACGCCCTCATCGGCCGCTGCAAATGCCCGTCGCACGTCGTCAGTCGCCGCACGCCCCACGAACTTCGTCGGTTCGCGGCTTCGCCAGACGAGCGTCGCCTTGCTGTCGATGATCGATCCGTACCAGTCGTCGGGCAGACGCTGCCGCTCGAACAGCGGCTGCAGGGCATGCGGCCGCATGATGACGGACATATAATAGGCGGCCCGGCCATTCTCGATCACCGGCACATCGACG is drawn from Sphingomonas crocodyli and contains these coding sequences:
- a CDS encoding chemotaxis protein CheA, coding for MDDLLSDFIAETRETLEAIAGEIVAWEAAPEDRSRLDSIFRFVHTVKGSCGFLDLPRLERLSHAAEDVLADVRDDRRKPDAALVTAVLAIIDRIAELTNAIDNGQTMPDGDDQALIAALSEVETSAVEEEEDAPATTVAAPANRSVARSIRLPVDLLDRMMAGVSDMVLARNELSRKLREVGIQSGIEVAFERLSLCIAEMRDSITRTRMARIEHLFTALPRLVRDISSELGKQVTLRIDGGDVELDREMIEMIRDPLTHIVRNAIDHGIEKPEDRAAAGKAAIGALDVCARQVGNHILIEIVDDGRGIDADRLVRKAIDNGVITEDAAARMGWDAKLQLIFSPGLSTAQAVTAISGRGVGMDVVRANVEKIGGAVEVDSMPGRGVHLTMRVPMTLTIIPALTVSCGGQHFAIPRSAIDEIVRVGGDAVRPAKLGGADVVFIRGVRLPVVALADVIGAEDAGQRGNMVVLKLSGGNRYALAVEAVHDHEELVVKPAAPIVMACGIYGGTTLPDNSRPMLLLDIAAIAERAGVDWKSGSRDHAEEHVEAVVEQHDPILLFRDLDGTERAIPLALVERIEDCFAGAISERGGRVRLVHEGRMIPLLSCGVPITGPKVRVLRMNDGTAEIAYAIDTVIDIAPVEVILDRVATPGLVAGVMLVEDRPVEMLDSFWMFAEVAQPQTPVDMKPLCLLADDDAWTRKVLAPLVEAAGYRVAFEEKGVTPDLVIAGEASTASSEAPLVRLRTTSEPADAADASLWRYDRPALLAELQRHRTRRNAA
- a CDS encoding histidine phosphotransferase family protein; amino-acid sequence: MASRAAEFASLLCSRLCHDLLSPVGALNNGLELLADETDPEMRARCMELLAESAAATANKLKFFRLAFGAAGGFGEMVDTREARAAIEGLHGPSSRVQIGWMVDEGARPKNAIKILLNLALIAGDALVRGGRLDIGAEGSEIVLRAEGPRIVLDPELRNALLGEADEGLISPRAAAAWLVHLLVQEEGGEVQVSEVEPGVLLMGVALPAK
- a CDS encoding Mov34/MPN/PAD-1 family protein; translation: MNLRISRALLDEIVQWAARDPDVEICGLLLGSGSDVEAIRPCANIADEPARRFEIDPAALFTAHKAARRGEAPAPIGHYHSHPSGSAEPSACDAQAAEPGSLWLIVAGQDVCAWIARPGGARHDMFDEVTILSGDGPSAP
- a CDS encoding RluA family pseudouridine synthase, whose protein sequence is MTGGKSTLLATVPTDAEGWRLDRTLAVLIPTLSRERLKALISSGQVATDTGALARDPAAKVRPGTNYTVSVPDPAPAHNEAQEIPLNVVFEDEHLIVVDKPAGLVVHPAAGNLDGTLVNALLHHCRGSLSGIGGVERPGIVHRIDKDTSGLMVAAKTDPAHVGLAGQFAKHSIDRRYLAIVAGWPNPADGTVRASLARSDANRKKIAIVPEGRGKHAVTHYRTVQKLKKAAMVECRLETGRTHQVRVHMASLGHPLLGDQTYGRSRPEHRETLARLDFKRQALHAAVLGFVHPITSEALRFDSDCPQDMQHLFSELMLSETSRKEPISTRSVLKGV
- the rpoH gene encoding RNA polymerase sigma factor RpoH produces the protein MASGKNVPATIPALGGEQSLNRYLAEIRKFPMLKPEEEYMLAKRFQEHGDPEAATRLVTSHLRLVAKIAMGYRGYGLPTNELISEGNIGLMQGVKKFEPDRGFRLATYAMWWIKASIQEYILRSWSLVKMGTTAAQKKLFFNLRRMKSKLDAFEDGDLNPEVLKKIATDLGVSEEEVTSMNRRMAMGGDTSLNVSMREDGEGQWQDWLVDDEPLQDTRVAEAQEKSLRHNMLEEAMAALNDREKHILVERRLVDEPKTLEELSQVYGVSRERVRQIEVRAFDKLQKAMVRLAGEKRLLPAM
- a CDS encoding transporter; the encoded protein is MRKWAMAFVACTMPFAAQAADLRDYCTDRPGIGNPPCIVDKGHVSVEVGLADWTLDRTTDERDSQYLFGGALVRLGLTETTEVQLGWDGFGIDHDRDRTNGARSSAHRAGDMTVAMRQSLSNPDGSGFSLAVQPYATLPVGRQPIGAGDWSAGLLVPLNYQLSEHLKFEAMPEVDAAVDEDGHGRHLAFGSVVGLTDEISEAVTASIEMQALRDRDPTGHATMMLAGLSLGWQPNDNLQLDIGSNAGLNHNSPDVELYLGVSRRF
- the mtgA gene encoding monofunctional biosynthetic peptidoglycan transglycosylase; protein product: MAKRSSASKQSFPRRALGWLGRAILIFVAVSVLWVLLYRFVPPPVTVTMIANAGGGRGITKDWMSLSDMDRNMPLAAIAAEDGNFCKHNGFDFGAIQKALVSNIEGERKIRGGSTISQQTAKNAFLFQGGGYARKALEAWFTVLIELIWGKQRIMEVYLNIAETGIGTYGANAGAMRYFHHDASRLSRSEAARIAAVLPLPKKRGAIAPTGFTRRYGDRIARRIGQVERYGLANCLR
- a CDS encoding ATP-binding protein; protein product: MGLASQSMRVGFLRLLALLLAVALVSTAILVGSAEYFARDQAKRQMAETARALSRVLDGDFARHEALLRALSQSPSVAAHDWEAVDAQARASLRTPDAWIVVGDRNGRQVVNTKLPRGAKLPVGGDPDWIWPILDRGETHLCNLTHGLIERDIICVDVPVIENGRAAYYMSVIMRPHALQPLFERQRLPDDWYGSIIDSKATLVWRSREPTKFVGRAATDDVRRAFAAADEGVIASVSLDGVRTYAAYSRSPVSRWTFLVAAPREQLDAGIWSTLILAAIVVTLLMLVGGIVAYRWGRRASRGVEAVARSAKALGAREAFAPPATRIAELDAIGAALAEADQNLRERDQALAALNASLSQRVEDALAERERVLAQLHEAQKLETLGRLTGGVAHDFNNLLAPVMGALDLLQLRHGTDPKSGRLISAALASTERAKTLVVRLLAFARRQSLQPRPVDLGALVLGMSDLLQRSLGSTIEVKIETPEAPAVALVDPNQLELALLNLAINARDAMPEGGPLLFRVVDETEDFVRIEVIDGGEGMDEATLTRAIEPFFTTKEQGRGTGLGLSMVDGLAAQSGGSFTLSSRVGAGTIATLRFPRAELPEASFVPAEAIPEPIEPGRVLLVDDEEMVRRGSAELLEGLGYQTVQASSGAEALRKIAEGPAFDLLISDYLMPGMNGATLIAEVRKMAPKLPVVLVTGYAAPDLDLPGISILAKPFRQRDLAISITEARNLAAGL